The Virgibacillus phasianinus genome includes a window with the following:
- a CDS encoding GNAT family N-acetyltransferase, translated as MKYNLEVLLKDNTNFTAFLHTKIKAFNDEKSNHHKDARKEGAVQPISIIVSNDINRWIGGITAEVYWNWLELNDFWFDETYRGDGLGSTLLEKVEAIAKQKGAEKAMVTTFEFQAKTFYELKGYQVVGAVEDYPPGSCYYTMVKTLS; from the coding sequence ATGAAATATAATCTCGAAGTGTTGTTAAAGGACAATACCAATTTTACAGCTTTTTTACATACGAAAATTAAAGCATTTAATGATGAAAAATCAAATCACCACAAAGACGCTAGAAAAGAAGGAGCGGTACAACCAATAAGCATTATTGTATCAAACGATATAAATAGATGGATTGGTGGAATAACTGCCGAAGTCTATTGGAACTGGCTTGAACTCAATGATTTCTGGTTTGATGAGACATATCGCGGCGATGGATTAGGCAGCACATTGCTCGAAAAGGTGGAAGCAATTGCTAAACAAAAAGGTGCAGAAAAAGCAATGGTAACAACATTCGAATTTCAAGCTAAGACTTTCTATGAGTTAAAGGGTTATCAAGTGGTTGGTGCAGTTGAGGATTATCCTCCAGGCAGTTGCTATTATACGATGGTAAAAACGTTATCCTAA
- a CDS encoding serine hydrolase domain-containing protein, whose translation MELININIVERMEHYHVTGLSMAMINNSKQSRTTSYGLLEKGTNNHVKDGSIFNACSISKFLTSMLVMKIVEQGDFDLDEDVNKKLTSWKVPDNTFTVDKKVTLRLLLSHQSGVMDPPGSFDELNFVYGEPRMVELLKGRTPYCRETIEVKFEPGSDFHYSDAGYCIIQLLIEDSFKKPFKQVMKEQVFDPLGMTNSTFDQIECKEFSSGHNKNGEALEYKYSVYPYPAASGLWTTPTDLALLVIELMDSLKDESKAGLTVYSAKEMIQAQGCKEWTGLGVFLDESERGLEISSLGWGRGFQCMMIASPYLETGAVIMTNTDLGVHQLEGIIGEIYQDLKSI comes from the coding sequence ATGGAGCTAATAAATATAAACATTGTCGAGCGGATGGAGCACTACCATGTGACCGGTTTAAGCATGGCAATGATTAACAATAGCAAACAAAGTCGGACAACAAGCTATGGTTTACTTGAAAAAGGAACGAATAACCATGTGAAAGATGGTTCCATTTTTAATGCTTGTTCCATCAGTAAATTTCTAACGTCCATGCTGGTAATGAAAATAGTGGAACAAGGTGATTTTGATTTAGATGAGGATGTAAATAAGAAGCTGACGTCGTGGAAGGTACCGGATAATACATTTACTGTAGATAAGAAGGTCACCTTACGTTTGTTGCTTAGTCACCAATCAGGCGTCATGGATCCACCGGGCAGTTTTGATGAGCTTAATTTTGTTTATGGCGAACCGAGGATGGTGGAGTTGCTTAAGGGAAGAACGCCTTATTGCAGGGAAACCATTGAGGTAAAGTTTGAACCTGGAAGCGACTTTCATTATTCTGATGCAGGTTACTGCATTATTCAACTACTTATAGAAGATAGTTTTAAAAAACCGTTTAAGCAAGTCATGAAGGAACAGGTTTTTGATCCGTTGGGAATGACAAACAGCACATTTGATCAAATCGAATGTAAGGAATTTTCCTCTGGTCACAATAAAAATGGCGAAGCGCTAGAGTATAAATATTCTGTTTATCCGTATCCAGCTGCCTCAGGATTATGGACCACGCCAACAGACCTAGCTTTATTGGTTATTGAATTAATGGATTCGTTAAAAGATGAAAGCAAAGCTGGTCTTACGGTGTACTCCGCGAAAGAAATGATTCAAGCACAAGGATGTAAAGAGTGGACTGGCCTTGGGGTTTTTCTAGATGAAAGCGAACGGGGATTAGAAATTTCATCACTTGGCTGGGGAAGGGGCTTTCAATGTATGATGATAGCTTCTCCGTATCTGGAGACAGGGGCTGTTATCATGACCAATACAGATCTAGGAGTTCATCAATTAGAGGGCATAATTGGAGAAATATATCAAGATCTTAAATCGATTTGA
- a CDS encoding DUF4181 domain-containing protein, translating into MALQPAVRSSIPIWPDIIIFLFLSFILLLVFDILMRKLLGVKKKKFFSHNHVNELHKKIDWILRITTILVFILAQFLFYPEHFLLPYIIFTVLMVSIEIVRAVMEWKFAENPKDYLFTLSQIGLITVIYLSVFIWLNGIV; encoded by the coding sequence ATGGCGTTGCAACCAGCTGTTAGAAGTAGTATTCCGATTTGGCCGGATATAATCATTTTTTTGTTTCTATCATTTATACTGTTACTTGTCTTTGATATATTAATGAGAAAACTGCTTGGTGTAAAGAAGAAAAAGTTTTTCTCCCATAACCATGTCAATGAGCTACATAAGAAAATCGACTGGATACTTAGAATAACAACTATTTTGGTATTTATTTTAGCACAATTTCTATTTTATCCTGAACACTTTTTATTACCTTATATTATTTTTACCGTTCTGATGGTTAGTATAGAAATTGTCCGGGCAGTAATGGAATGGAAATTTGCTGAAAATCCAAAAGATTATTTGTTTACTCTTAGTCAGATTGGGCTAATAACTGTGATTTACTTATCCGTATTTATTTGGCTGAATGGTATAGTTTAA
- a CDS encoding sugar phosphate isomerase/epimerase family protein — protein MTQIILPTLIFNETFSNEQQVKLIEQYGADGIEIRRERLQDIAVELAVLKNSINASGLNTVIYSAPIELWQDGYSLNPLVITAINEAKQLNADYIKLSLGRFDANLANTDDFQKWLDHNSPANIKVLIENDQTIYGGTLIPILSFFQWKQDKSIGMTFDVGNWTVNKEDWLTAYNSLHQWIEYFHLKSVTRSMTGWESKAISTEHLNLTFPVYTAIEFPLDNPNVEGPQWVTKLRKEVTA, from the coding sequence TTGACTCAAATTATCTTACCTACACTAATTTTTAATGAAACCTTTTCAAATGAACAACAAGTTAAATTGATCGAACAATATGGTGCAGATGGAATAGAAATCCGTAGAGAACGCTTGCAGGATATCGCAGTGGAATTGGCTGTTTTAAAAAATTCTATTAATGCTTCCGGTCTGAATACGGTGATTTATTCTGCCCCAATAGAGTTATGGCAGGATGGCTATAGTCTCAATCCGTTAGTGATAACAGCAATTAATGAAGCGAAGCAACTAAATGCTGACTATATCAAGCTTTCACTTGGCAGATTTGATGCTAATCTAGCAAATACAGATGATTTTCAAAAATGGTTGGATCATAATTCACCAGCAAACATAAAGGTTTTAATTGAAAATGACCAAACCATATACGGTGGCACACTAATTCCTATTCTGTCCTTCTTTCAATGGAAACAGGATAAATCAATCGGTATGACATTTGATGTTGGCAACTGGACGGTAAATAAGGAGGACTGGCTAACTGCCTACAATTCATTACACCAATGGATCGAGTACTTCCATTTGAAATCGGTAACAAGGTCAATGACAGGCTGGGAAAGCAAAGCTATTTCCACCGAACATTTAAATCTAACATTCCCAGTATATACGGCAATTGAATTCCCTCTGGACAATCCAAATGTGGAAGGTCCGCAGTGGGTAACGAAACTTAGAAAGGAAGTTACTGCATGA
- a CDS encoding metal-dependent hydrolase, translating to MNGTAHAAIGAATGFVIANTFDATPSTTLFLVGLGTVSGLIPDLDIDGKLRGKITLSHKMIQKVAQLIGILMVFYSYYEGINNEKYIGIGIGLGMIVISSLITQKHMLTITGIGVVAGGFSLEEGWLMLLGIYIILASFVSHRSYTHSILGVIFFGIISSKLQMSLGIEGIYYTCLAGYISHLIADSKLLPFNKRGVKLLLPVSSKEL from the coding sequence ATGAATGGCACAGCACATGCAGCAATAGGAGCTGCAACAGGATTTGTAATTGCAAACACGTTTGACGCAACACCTTCTACGACTCTTTTTTTAGTGGGCTTAGGCACTGTTTCAGGCTTAATTCCGGACCTCGATATTGATGGGAAGCTTCGTGGAAAAATCACCTTATCCCATAAAATGATTCAGAAAGTTGCTCAGTTAATTGGAATTTTGATGGTCTTTTATAGTTATTATGAAGGAATAAATAACGAGAAGTACATAGGTATTGGAATTGGATTAGGAATGATCGTTATATCGTCACTGATTACACAAAAACATATGCTAACCATCACGGGAATCGGTGTGGTAGCAGGCGGATTCTCCTTGGAGGAAGGCTGGTTAATGCTACTCGGAATATATATTATACTTGCTTCTTTTGTATCACACCGCAGTTATACGCATTCAATATTGGGAGTTATTTTTTTTGGAATCATTTCTTCCAAATTACAAATGTCGCTTGGAATAGAAGGCATTTATTACACCTGTCTTGCTGGATACATCAGTCATTTGATTGCAGATAGTAAACTATTACCGTTTAATAAACGAGGAGTTAAGCTGCTTTTACCAGTTTCATCAAAAGAACTATGA
- a CDS encoding GNAT family N-acetyltransferase, translating to MIDNMILQKGKLLIRKLKDSDKQLLVKWLSNPMVLKYYEGRDCLHDLEMVNEHFYSRKGDQVTGCIVEYDGTEIGFIQFYQIDDAEREEYGYTDMSETIYGTDQFIGEIDYWNQGIGTFVVRSMADFLMEKKAADRIVMDPQICNNRAISCYEKCKFNKVKLLPKHERHEGEWRDCWLMEYRK from the coding sequence GTGATAGATAATATGATATTGCAAAAAGGAAAATTGCTGATTAGGAAACTAAAGGACTCGGATAAACAACTATTGGTGAAATGGCTGTCTAATCCAATGGTTTTAAAATATTACGAAGGCCGTGATTGTCTGCATGATTTAGAAATGGTGAATGAGCACTTTTACAGTCGTAAAGGTGACCAAGTAACTGGTTGCATAGTGGAATATGATGGAACCGAAATAGGATTTATCCAGTTCTACCAAATTGATGATGCGGAAAGAGAAGAATATGGATACACCGACATGTCTGAAACGATCTACGGTACCGATCAATTTATCGGGGAAATTGACTATTGGAATCAAGGTATTGGTACGTTTGTTGTTCGTTCCATGGCAGATTTTTTAATGGAGAAGAAAGCTGCTGATCGAATTGTTATGGATCCGCAAATATGTAATAACCGAGCAATTTCCTGTTATGAGAAATGTAAATTTAATAAAGTTAAACTTCTGCCGAAACATGAGAGGCATGAGGGAGAATGGCGGGATTGTTGGTTAATGGAGTATAGGAAATAA
- a CDS encoding sugar kinase — protein sequence MKKVITFGEAMTMFVATEAGSLEDRQTFNKYLAGAETNVAIGLSRLGFDVGFSSRVGQDSLGRFISSTLAKENIDISHISLDPNYPTGFQLKSNVGAGDPVVEYFRGFSAFRQLRKEDINQGWVKQADHLHLTGIPIALSETVREYTDEMIELAHKYGITISFDPNLRPVLWSNESTMTARVNQIAFQADWMFPGITEGQQLTGYENPRDIASFYLDKGVKLVVIKLGEKGAYYRTNDAEGTVEGYFVEQVIDTVGAGDGFAVGTISGLLENLTVPQAVARGNAVGALAIQSQGDSDGLPTRQQLNKFIHSHIKQGVK from the coding sequence ATGAAAAAGGTTATTACATTTGGTGAAGCGATGACAATGTTCGTTGCCACTGAGGCTGGGTCGTTAGAAGACAGACAGACTTTTAATAAATATCTGGCAGGGGCGGAAACGAATGTTGCAATCGGACTTTCCCGGCTTGGTTTCGATGTCGGGTTTTCAAGTCGGGTTGGTCAGGATTCTTTAGGACGTTTTATCTCCAGTACACTAGCAAAGGAAAATATCGACATATCGCATATTTCACTGGATCCCAACTACCCTACCGGTTTCCAATTGAAATCGAATGTCGGTGCGGGCGATCCAGTTGTTGAATATTTTAGAGGTTTTTCCGCTTTTCGCCAGCTGAGAAAAGAAGATATCAATCAGGGCTGGGTCAAGCAAGCAGATCATCTGCACCTTACCGGTATACCTATTGCTTTATCCGAAACAGTCAGGGAATATACCGATGAAATGATAGAATTGGCGCATAAATACGGAATTACGATTAGCTTTGACCCGAATCTGCGGCCTGTATTATGGTCAAACGAAAGCACCATGACAGCAAGGGTCAATCAAATAGCGTTTCAGGCCGATTGGATGTTTCCAGGGATCACAGAGGGTCAGCAGTTAACCGGCTATGAAAATCCGCGGGATATCGCTTCCTTCTATCTTGACAAGGGGGTAAAGCTAGTTGTAATTAAACTGGGTGAAAAAGGCGCATATTACCGGACTAATGATGCCGAGGGAACAGTTGAAGGATATTTCGTTGAGCAAGTAATCGACACTGTTGGCGCAGGAGATGGTTTTGCGGTAGGAACAATCAGCGGCCTGCTCGAAAACCTGACAGTACCACAGGCTGTTGCAAGAGGAAATGCTGTTGGCGCATTAGCCATTCAATCACAAGGAGATAGTGATGGCCTGCCTACCAGACAACAACTAAATAAATTTATACATTCACACATTAAGCAAGGAGTGAAATAA
- a CDS encoding GNAT family N-acetyltransferase, with protein MLRQVTVEDAKDMFTYLSDEDVVKTMGLDPCQTIEDACDEIKWYKSIYQENTGIRWGITPKDSGKVIGSCGFLNMHSKHHRAEVGYGLGKDYWGKGIASEALAAVVAYGYQQLQLERIEALIEPANLSSQKLVEKHGFTREGLLRHYEYTRGKFDDLYIYSIIRHEHFSKAGEKDEI; from the coding sequence ATGTTAAGACAAGTAACAGTAGAAGATGCCAAGGATATGTTTACCTATCTGTCCGATGAGGATGTTGTGAAGACAATGGGACTAGATCCCTGCCAAACAATAGAAGACGCGTGCGATGAAATAAAGTGGTATAAATCTATCTACCAAGAAAACACCGGGATTAGGTGGGGAATTACCCCGAAAGATTCAGGCAAGGTGATAGGAAGCTGTGGTTTCCTTAACATGCATTCCAAACATCACCGGGCTGAAGTTGGATATGGATTAGGCAAAGATTACTGGGGAAAAGGTATCGCAAGTGAAGCATTGGCGGCCGTTGTTGCTTATGGTTATCAGCAGTTACAGTTGGAAAGAATAGAAGCTTTAATTGAACCTGCTAATCTCTCATCACAAAAATTAGTAGAAAAACATGGATTTACAAGGGAAGGATTGTTGAGACATTATGAATATACCCGCGGAAAATTTGATGATCTGTACATCTACTCAATAATCAGACACGAACATTTTTCAAAAGCAGGTGAAAAGGATGAAATATAA
- a CDS encoding MFS transporter codes for MEESLSRKRWYRLIPIAFITYSLAYLDRANFSFGSASEMAHDLQITPAISSLLGALFFLGYFFFQVPGAAYAEKKSAKKLIFWSLILWGVLASATGMLSNVYLLIADRFLLGVVESAVMPAMLVFLSHWFTKRERSKANTFLILGNPATVLWMSIVSGYLLEGVGWRWMFIIEGIPPIIWAFIWWKLVNDRPKDAKWLNNTEKGDLEEVLRQEQAAIKPVKNYRSAFKNKKVILLSIQYFLWSLGVYGFMMWLPSILSQAPNMSMIQAGWLSSAPYLLAIIGMLIASYFSDKLLNRRDFVWPFLLVGAVAFYGSYLIGTEQYWLSYTLLVIAGGMMYAPYGPFFAIIPEILPQNVAGGAMALVNSFGALGSFVGAYIVGFLNDVTGSFGASYILMSISLLIAAVITIYVGNEKRTAVSMNSQFSNQGVK; via the coding sequence ATGGAAGAATCATTAAGTCGTAAACGTTGGTACCGGTTGATTCCAATTGCTTTTATCACATACAGTCTAGCCTATTTGGATCGTGCAAATTTCAGCTTTGGTTCGGCAAGTGAAATGGCGCATGATTTGCAGATAACACCAGCTATATCATCTCTCCTGGGTGCTTTATTCTTTCTTGGCTATTTCTTTTTCCAAGTCCCAGGAGCTGCCTATGCAGAGAAAAAAAGCGCAAAAAAACTTATTTTCTGGTCATTGATTCTGTGGGGCGTCTTAGCTTCAGCAACAGGTATGTTGTCTAATGTCTATTTATTAATTGCCGACCGATTTTTACTAGGCGTGGTTGAAAGCGCTGTTATGCCAGCAATGTTAGTATTCCTTAGCCACTGGTTTACAAAAAGAGAACGTTCTAAAGCTAATACCTTCCTGATACTTGGTAATCCGGCCACTGTACTATGGATGTCCATTGTTTCCGGCTATTTATTAGAAGGTGTTGGCTGGCGCTGGATGTTCATTATTGAAGGAATTCCGCCAATTATTTGGGCATTCATTTGGTGGAAACTGGTTAACGATCGTCCAAAAGATGCAAAATGGTTAAATAATACAGAAAAAGGAGATTTGGAAGAAGTACTCAGGCAGGAACAAGCTGCTATTAAGCCAGTCAAAAATTATCGATCAGCATTTAAAAATAAAAAAGTAATTTTGTTAAGTATTCAATATTTCCTATGGAGTCTAGGTGTTTATGGTTTCATGATGTGGCTTCCGTCCATCCTTTCCCAGGCACCAAACATGTCGATGATCCAGGCAGGCTGGTTGAGTTCAGCTCCTTATTTGCTGGCGATAATTGGGATGCTGATTGCTTCGTACTTTTCAGACAAGCTTCTCAATCGCCGTGATTTTGTTTGGCCATTCTTACTTGTTGGAGCAGTCGCTTTTTATGGATCCTATTTAATAGGGACTGAACAGTACTGGCTTTCCTATACACTCTTAGTAATCGCAGGTGGCATGATGTACGCACCATATGGTCCATTTTTTGCAATTATTCCCGAGATATTGCCACAAAACGTGGCTGGTGGTGCTATGGCATTAGTTAACAGTTTCGGCGCACTGGGAAGTTTTGTTGGCGCATATATCGTTGGTTTCTTAAATGATGTAACGGGGAGTTTCGGTGCATCCTATATCTTAATGTCAATATCGTTACTGATTGCGGCCGTGATAACCATATATGTCGGAAACGAAAAAAGGACTGCTGTTAGTATGAACAGTCAGTTTTCCAACCAAGGAGTGAAATAA
- a CDS encoding TIGR04104 family putative zinc finger protein, producing the protein MPTCQHCGSIWSWKDTFLQVIKFKMKMKCPNCEEIQYQSAKSRKRSQLYFLPIIFFIVFLNLANVTLTIYISTVVFVTILILLFTPYTIELSNEEEPLW; encoded by the coding sequence ATGCCGACTTGCCAACATTGCGGCTCCATATGGAGTTGGAAGGATACCTTCCTGCAAGTTATAAAATTTAAAATGAAAATGAAATGTCCGAACTGCGAAGAAATTCAGTACCAGTCAGCCAAGTCGCGAAAACGTTCACAACTGTACTTTTTGCCTATAATATTTTTTATTGTTTTCCTAAATCTGGCGAATGTAACATTGACTATTTACATATCCACAGTAGTTTTTGTCACGATTCTGATACTATTATTCACTCCATATACTATTGAATTAAGTAACGAAGAAGAACCACTTTGGTAA
- the guaC gene encoding GMP reductase — MENVFDYEDIQLIPAKCVVNSRSECDTAVSLGGHTFKLPVVPANMQTIIDEKIAISLAENGYFYVMHRFEPGKRLAFIQDMNSRRLITSISVGVKEDEYNFILQLVDEQLSPDFITIDIAHGHSNAVIKMIQHIKKHLPQSFVIAGNVGTPEAVRELEHAGADATKVGIGPGKVCITKIKTGFGTGGWQLAALRWCAKAASKPIIADGGIRTHGDVAKSIRFGATMVMIGSLFAGHEESPGETFEKEGKLYKEYFGSASEYQKGEKKNVEGKKMYVEHKGSLKDTLKEMEQDLQSSISYAGGSSLEAIRTVDYVVVKSSIFNGDQVY; from the coding sequence ATGGAAAATGTATTTGATTATGAAGATATTCAATTAATTCCTGCAAAATGTGTGGTAAATAGCCGATCAGAATGTGATACAGCGGTAAGCCTAGGCGGACATACTTTTAAGCTGCCTGTGGTGCCTGCAAATATGCAGACGATTATAGACGAAAAGATTGCCATTTCTTTAGCAGAGAATGGCTATTTCTATGTGATGCATCGTTTCGAACCAGGGAAGCGATTGGCTTTTATACAGGATATGAACTCACGTAGATTAATCACATCCATTAGTGTTGGTGTCAAAGAAGATGAGTATAATTTCATACTACAATTGGTAGATGAACAGCTTTCTCCCGATTTCATCACGATTGATATCGCACATGGTCACTCGAATGCGGTAATCAAGATGATTCAGCATATTAAAAAGCACTTACCGCAGAGTTTTGTGATTGCTGGAAATGTTGGAACACCTGAAGCAGTACGGGAATTGGAACATGCTGGCGCAGATGCAACAAAGGTTGGGATCGGACCAGGGAAAGTATGTATCACTAAGATTAAAACCGGTTTTGGAACTGGCGGTTGGCAACTGGCAGCGTTGCGTTGGTGTGCCAAGGCAGCAAGTAAACCAATCATTGCTGACGGTGGCATTCGGACACATGGTGATGTGGCTAAGTCAATTCGATTTGGCGCAACCATGGTCATGATTGGTTCATTATTTGCCGGGCATGAAGAATCACCAGGGGAAACGTTTGAAAAAGAAGGAAAGCTTTATAAAGAATACTTTGGCTCCGCCTCTGAATACCAAAAAGGTGAGAAAAAGAACGTAGAGGGCAAGAAAATGTATGTTGAACATAAAGGTTCCTTAAAAGATACATTGAAAGAAATGGAACAGGATCTGCAATCCTCCATTTCCTACGCTGGAGGAAGCTCGCTTGAAGCTATCCGCACGGTCGATTATGTTGTTGTCAAAAGTTCAATTTTCAATGGTGACCAAGTGTATTAA
- a CDS encoding orotidine 5'-phosphate decarboxylase / HUMPS family protein codes for MLLQLALDRFTVEEAIQLAYETRDQVDWLEIGTSLVKEFGMESIQKFRYAFPAKTLVADMKINDNAKYECKLAFDAGADVVTVMGASPL; via the coding sequence ATGCTGCTACAGTTGGCTTTAGACCGGTTTACAGTTGAAGAAGCAATTCAGTTGGCTTATGAAACAAGGGATCAGGTTGACTGGCTTGAAATCGGAACATCATTGGTGAAAGAATTTGGTATGGAAAGTATCCAGAAATTTCGCTACGCATTTCCAGCCAAAACATTGGTAGCAGATATGAAGATTAATGACAATGCCAAATACGAATGCAAACTCGCATTTGACGCCGGAGCAGACGTTGTTACGGTAATGGGGGCCTCCCCCTTGTAA
- the sspO gene encoding small acid-soluble spore protein O: MGKNDRKKDKNGVSDEQAVRKNLSTDYDHEFANEPLTSAEKHNNKKTKKRQ; this comes from the coding sequence ATGGGTAAGAATGATAGGAAAAAAGACAAGAATGGCGTTAGTGACGAACAAGCGGTGCGGAAAAACTTATCAACGGACTATGATCATGAATTCGCAAATGAACCACTAACATCTGCAGAAAAACATAATAATAAAAAAACAAAAAAACGACAGTAA
- a CDS encoding ABC transporter substrate-binding protein — protein MNKWMLVLCVIAITLLAACGGNNEGEVNRKDTSEQDRTITIEDAYGKQTIKGTPKKIVVLEWWFAEHLLALGIQPAGVPNIDEYNNWINIEKDLADSVVDVGTRQEPNLEAISRLNPDLIVAAKFRHENIIEQLKDIAPTITFAPYSEDASENLYNEVMSEFETLATIVDKEETAKKRITELNEFYEEQKKRVDKAGLKGAEYIAALAYSTQNSPVLRLYTDNSIVAQVMSRLGFKNAYESNKVEQYGFTEAGVEALQNFQRENLQFLYITQENDNVFENQLKGNPVWEELSFVKAGNTHQIPGDTPVFGGVLSDKVLAKALVDSMFAE, from the coding sequence ATGAATAAATGGATGTTGGTATTATGTGTTATTGCCATTACGCTTTTAGCTGCTTGTGGAGGCAATAATGAGGGGGAAGTGAATCGAAAAGATACAAGTGAGCAGGACCGGACAATTACGATTGAGGATGCCTATGGAAAACAAACCATTAAGGGTACTCCGAAAAAGATTGTTGTACTTGAATGGTGGTTTGCTGAACATTTACTTGCATTAGGCATTCAGCCTGCGGGAGTTCCTAATATTGATGAATATAATAATTGGATCAATATTGAAAAGGACTTAGCGGATAGTGTTGTGGACGTTGGAACACGTCAGGAGCCAAATTTAGAAGCAATTTCCCGTTTAAATCCCGATTTAATTGTTGCTGCAAAGTTCCGGCACGAGAATATAATCGAGCAACTAAAGGATATTGCACCGACAATTACGTTTGCTCCATATAGCGAGGATGCTTCTGAAAATCTTTATAACGAGGTGATGAGTGAATTTGAAACGCTTGCAACAATTGTCGATAAAGAGGAAACAGCCAAGAAACGGATTACAGAGTTAAATGAATTTTATGAAGAACAAAAGAAACGTGTGGACAAAGCAGGATTAAAGGGTGCGGAATATATCGCAGCTTTGGCTTATTCCACACAGAATTCACCAGTATTGAGGTTGTATACGGATAATTCAATCGTTGCGCAAGTCATGAGTAGACTTGGCTTCAAAAATGCATATGAATCGAATAAGGTCGAACAATATGGATTTACAGAAGCGGGTGTTGAGGCACTTCAAAACTTTCAAAGAGAAAATCTTCAGTTCTTATACATTACACAGGAGAACGATAATGTTTTTGAAAACCAATTAAAAGGTAATCCGGTGTGGGAAGAGCTAAGCTTTGTAAAAGCAGGAAATACACATCAAATCCCGGGAGATACACCTGTTTTTGGTGGAGTTTTGTCTGACAAAGTATTGGCTAAAGCGCTGGTCGATTCGATGTTTGCAGAATAA
- a CDS encoding LacI family DNA-binding transcriptional regulator: MEKITMADVAKEAGVSKSTVSQFLSKRYEYMSGETRKKIEKAIEKLNYHPNYLARSLKQKRTSMIGVIVANIMHRFSTEISRVIEDFFNQHDMHAIICNADNDPGKERKYIEMLRAKQVDGLIIFPTGQNIDLYTNMVEGGYPVVFMDRKVPGVAAPTIISNNLDAVYSAIEHFIENGHQQIAIASQPLTISTRTDRYEGYKKALEAYGLVINPSLMINAEIKTVRKELERLFTSGSPPTALLAANDLVFIEVLEFAKENNLQVGEDFALAVFDNIPFAHLVNPPVTTVAQSSRGMGEKAAEILLKQINKEKVDTNEIVFPCELLIRESSEKTWSGFW, translated from the coding sequence ATGGAAAAAATTACAATGGCGGATGTTGCGAAAGAAGCCGGTGTATCAAAGAGTACAGTCTCCCAATTCTTAAGTAAACGTTATGAGTACATGAGTGGGGAGACAAGAAAGAAAATAGAAAAAGCTATTGAAAAGCTTAATTATCATCCTAATTATCTGGCTAGAAGTTTAAAACAGAAGCGGACTTCCATGATTGGCGTGATTGTAGCAAATATCATGCACCGATTTTCCACCGAGATAAGCCGGGTTATTGAAGACTTTTTTAATCAGCATGATATGCACGCAATCATCTGTAATGCTGATAATGACCCAGGGAAAGAAAGAAAATACATCGAAATGCTCCGGGCAAAACAAGTGGACGGGTTGATTATTTTTCCGACGGGGCAAAATATTGATCTATACACCAATATGGTTGAAGGGGGTTACCCAGTTGTGTTCATGGATCGTAAAGTGCCCGGCGTAGCCGCACCAACCATTATTTCAAACAATTTGGATGCAGTTTATTCTGCAATTGAACACTTCATTGAAAATGGCCATCAACAAATTGCAATTGCTTCACAACCGTTAACCATTTCCACCCGGACCGATCGGTATGAAGGATATAAAAAAGCCCTCGAAGCATATGGATTAGTAATAAATCCATCATTAATGATTAATGCGGAAATTAAGACAGTGAGGAAAGAGTTAGAAAGGCTTTTCACATCTGGCTCACCACCGACGGCATTATTAGCGGCAAATGACCTAGTCTTTATCGAAGTTCTTGAATTCGCAAAGGAAAATAACCTTCAAGTTGGAGAAGATTTCGCGTTAGCGGTATTTGATAATATTCCTTTCGCGCATTTAGTCAATCCACCAGTGACTACGGTTGCGCAATCATCCCGTGGTATGGGTGAGAAAGCAGCAGAAATATTGTTAAAACAAATCAATAAGGAGAAGGTGGATACGAATGAGATTGTATTTCCGTGTGAGTTATTAATACGAGAATCGTCGGAAAAAACGTGGTCAGGATTTTGGTGA